The following coding sequences are from one Dreissena polymorpha isolate Duluth1 chromosome 8, UMN_Dpol_1.0, whole genome shotgun sequence window:
- the LOC127842043 gene encoding homeobox protein ceh-22-like translates to MYSNHSCSTPFLVKDILTWTEQQQQAAHYGMDFNSFHMNNGGYYGYESSRLADQIGQPMSPMMGGGSAAPPGNLGGNSCLYSNNVNTSPSMQPTYTNLTCSPNVSTMSSLTSGMHASSGMHLPTHIASMSPKHEGYDSRTGIPTPGSDHEDIHGPSHPMSHGQSSQGMDDGTGMSSNQQPNLQPPHLIKEETSDEHLLDKDSQDGADHDDDESEKSEASSGVKKEPNSGGDNQMKSRQRRKPRVLFSQQQVYELERRFKQQRYLSAPEREQLANMLKLTSTQVKIWFQNRRYKCKRQKLDRNLELSTMSVPRRAPVTVTVRDGKPCMLGTSMPPSYAGAPYNVNMFPGYSNSYAPSYNSVNMGSLPGVNQISPQGGGYVQQPMHQAGIRAW, encoded by the exons ATGTATTCGAATCACAGTTGTTCAACACCGTTCTTAGTTAAGGACATCTTGACTTGGACCGAACAGCAGCAGCAAGCGGCGCATTATGGAATGGATTTTAATAGTTTCCATATGAACAATGGAGGTTACTATGGATACGAGAGCTCGCGACTCGCAGACCAGATCGGACAACCGATGTCGCCTATGATGGGAGGGGGCAGTGCGGCACCCCCGGGAAACCTCGGCGGAAATTCGTGTCTCTATAGCAATAACGTCAATACGTCACCTTCCATGCAGCCGACGTACACGAATCTCACGTGCAGCCCCAATGTGTCCACAATGTCGTCACTGACGTCCGGAATGCACGCCTCCTCGGGAATGCATCTACCCACGCACATCGCCTCCATGTCGCCCAAACACGAAGGGTACGACTCCCGCACCGGGATCCCCACCCCCGGGTCCGATCATGAGGATATCCACGGGCCGTCCCACCCCATGTCCCATGGGCAGTCCTCTCAGGGAATGGACGACGGGACGGGGATGAGTTCCAACCAACAGCCAAACCTTCAACCACCTCATTTAATTAAAGAGGAAACATCGGACGAGCATTTGCTCGATAAag ATTCTCAAGACGGGGcagaccacgacgacgacgagtCAGAGAAGTCGGAGGCTTCGAGCGGCGTTAAGAAGGAGCCCAATTCCGGAGGCGATAACCAGATGAAGTCGCGGCAGCGCCGGAAGCCGCGAGTCCTGTTCTCGCAACAACAGGTGTACGAACTCGAGCGCCGTTTTAAGCAACAGCGCTACCTGTCGGCCCCTGAACGCGAACAGCTCGCCAACATGCTCAAACTCACCTCTACCCAGGTCAAAATCTGGTTCCAAAACCGCCGCTATAAGTGCAAGCGTCAAAAGCTTGACCGAAACTTGGAGTTGTCCACAATGTCTGTTCCACGGCGCGCGCCCGTCACAGTGACTGTTAGAGACGGGAAACCGTGTATGCTAGGTACCAGCATGCCCCCATCATACGCGGGCGCGCCTTATAACGTGAACATGTTCCCCGGCTACTCTAACTCCTACGCGCCCTCATATAACAGTGTTAATATGGGCTCGCTTCCGGGGGTCAACCAGATATCGCCCCAGGGTGGGGGTTACGTCCAGCAGCCTATGCACCAAGCAGGAATCCGGGCCTGGTGA